Proteins encoded by one window of Salvia splendens isolate huo1 chromosome 7, SspV2, whole genome shotgun sequence:
- the LOC121741362 gene encoding calmodulin-binding transcription activator 2-like isoform X1: MAESGSYNLGFLLDIKQILSEAQNRWLRPAEICEILRNHEKFHISPEAPNKPVSGSVFLFNRKILRYFRKDAHNWRKKKDGKTVKEAHEKLKVGSVDMLNCYYAHGEDDENFQRRSYWLLETDLMHIVFVHYLEVKGNKTNNSYARNSDRVVPNSENESSLTSIFRGTSPTSTLSSAYEDAESESNHQASNTLHSYLESPSIDDTAQSSSYNQLFNSGVKKNDGGSFISGAQITEGFPTWKEFLPDRAAGETAYGQESQCFLPAQDNWQVLNALLDQKSLPSDQGEQSGQRNIQMFLSDTDTGNATNSNMEDGMTLTGSESYSFHLRKPLINGLQTEDSLKKVDSFSRWIAKEIGEGGDLDMQSSNGLSWSSMGSEYDPIMSAQLQVDTHTLNPSVSQDQLFTIIDFSPSWAYSTLDTKVLITGKFLTSSEEFSRYRWSIMFGEMEVQADFLADGILCCCAPLQNPGLVPFYVTCSNRLACSELREFEYRSGPDQIIGSINLSGDNAIMMHLYQRFEMILHREPVGSPIHSGGNEFERLSVTNKIISMMEENDLEAELSENDGAHLKVIGEMLLKKHLKEKFYSWLLSRAADDGKGLTMIDERGQNVLHLAAALGFDWAIQPIIVSGVSIDFRDVNGFTALHWAAAYGREDVVAVLVSLGASPGPLTDPSAEYPLGRTPADLASSSGHKGISGFLAETSLTSHLSTLRVNDGGTAEVSAFEPIQTVSERLAVPRTGADVPDTLSLKDSLAAVCNATQAAARIHQIFRIQSFQRKKLIDQESDDELLTPDAISLVAAKTSRLGHSDGMANTAALQIQKKYRGWKKRKEFLLIRQKIVKIQAHVRGHQVRKKYKPIIWSVGILEKVILRWRRKRSGLRGFRSDAVQKEPDAQCSLPLPVPVPEDDYDVLKEGRKQTEERMQKALARVQSMAQNPEGRAQYRRLLTAAEGFRENQDGSDMSSMFPEMMSADEDLLDISSLLDDDTFMSLAFE; this comes from the exons ATGGCTGAGAGCGGATCGTATAATCTAGGGTTCCTTTTGG ATATTAAGCAGATACTATCGGAAGCTCAAAATCGGTGGCTGAGACCTGCTGAAATTTGTGAAATTCTTAGAAACCATGAAAAGTTTCATATTTCTCCTGAGGCTCCGAACAAACCAGTTA GTGGTtctgtttttcttttcaatCGTAAGATCTTAAGATACTTCCGTAAGGATGCTCATAACTGGAGGAAGAAAAAGGATGGGAAAACTGTCAAGGAAGCACATGAGAAACTGAAG GTCGGAAGTGTTGATATGTTGAATTGTTATTATGCACATGGAGAGGATGATGAAAACTTTCAGAGGCGCAGCTACTGGTTGCTTGAGAC GGATCTCATGCACATAGTGTTTGTCCACTATTTGGAAGTCAAG GGTAATAAGACAAACAACAGCTATGCTAGAAATAGTGACAGAGTAGTACCGAATTCTGAAAATGAGAGCTCACTAACTTCCATTTTCCGTGGAACAAGCCCAACCAGCACCTTGTCTTCAGCATATGAAGATGCTGAATCTG AGAGCAATCACCAAGCAAGTAACACACTTCATTCATATTTGGAATCTCCATCGATTGATGATACTGCCCAATCAAGCTCTTATAATCAACTTTTTAATTCAG GGGTTAAAAAAAATGACGGAGGCAGTTTTATAAGTGGGGCTCAAATCACAGAAGGTTTTCCAACATGGAAGGAATTTTTGCCAGACCGTGCTGCTG GAGAGACTGCTTATGGACAAGAATCACAGTGTTTTCTTCCTGCCCAGGACAATTGGCAGGTGCTTAATGCATTGCTTGATCAGAAATCTCTTCCTTCAGATCAAGGAGAGCAATCTGGGCAAAGAAACATTCAAATGTTCCTCTCAGATACAGATACTGGAAATGCAACAAATTCAAATATGGAGGATGGAATGACACTAACAGGAAGCGAAAGCTACTCTTTCCACTTGAGAAAGCCTCTGATTAATGGGTTGCAAACAGAGGACAGCTTGAAGAAAGTTGACAGCTTTTCCCGGTGGATTGCAAAAGAAATTGGAGAAGGAGGTGATCTAGATATGCAGTCAAGTAATGGACTTTCTTGGAGTAGTATGGGAAGCGAGTATGACCCTATTATGTCAGCTCAGCTGCAAGTGGATACACATACACTGAATCCTTCAGTTTCGCAGGACCAGCTTTTTACTATTATTGACTTTTCACCTAGCTGGGCTTACTCAACTTTGGATACAAAG GTCCTCATTACTGGAAAATTTCTTACAAGCAGTGAAGAGTTTTCTAGATACAGATGGTCCATTATGTTTGGAGAAATGGAGGTTCAGGCAGACTTTTTAGCAGATGGTATTCTTTGTTGCTGTGCTCCCTTACAGAATCCGGGACTTGTCCCTTTCTATGTAACTTGTTCAAACAGGTTGGCTTGCAGCGAGTTGCGTGAATTTGAATATAGGTCTGGACCAGACCAAATTATTGGTTCTATCAATTTAAGTGGAGATAATGCTATTATGATGCATCTCTATCAGAGATTTGAGATGATATTGCACCGTGAACCTGTTGGAAGTCCTATACATTCTGGTGGAAATGAATTTGAAAGACTGAGTGTAAcgaataaaataatttcaatgATGGAGGAGAATGACCTGGAGGCAGAACTTTCAGAAAATGATGGGGCACATCTGAAGGTGATTGGGGAGATGCTCCTTAAAAAGCATCTAAAAGAGAAATTTTACTCCTGGCTTCTAAGCCGTGCCGCTGATGATGGTAAGGGGCTTACAATGATTGACGAGAGAGGTCAAAATGTGTTGCACCTGGCTGCTGCTCTTGGTTTTGATTGGGCCATCCAGCCAATAATAGTCTCAGGAGTTAGCATAGATTTCCGTGATGTTAATGGTTTTACAGCACTTCATTGGGCCGCAGCTTATGGCAG GGAGGATGTAGTTGCTGTCCTTGTTTCTCTTGGTGCATCTCCTGGACCACTGACGGATCCATCAGCTGAATACCCACTGGGTAGAACTCCTGCAGACCTGGCTTCTTCTAGTGGCCACAAGGGAATATCTGGCTTCCTTGCTGAGACGTCCTTGACGTCACACCTCTCAACTCTTAGAGTAAATGATGGTGGAACTGCAGAAGTTTCTGCATTTGAACCAATACAGACAGTTTCAGAACGCTTAGCAGTTCCAAGAACCGGAGCAGATGTTCCAGATACACTTTCACTAAAGGATTCACTTGCTGCAGTATGCAATGCCACACAAGCAGCAGCTCGCATACACCAAATTTTCCGAATTCAGTCTTTTCAGAGGAAAAAGCTTATTGATCAGGAGTCTGATGATGAGTTGCTGACTCCAGATGCTATTTCTCTTGTAGCTGCTAAAACATCCAGGCTTGGTCATTCTGATGGTATGGCCAATACTGCTGCTTTACAGATTCAGAAAAAGTACCGTGgttggaagaaaagaaaagaatttttacTAATTCGTCAAAAAATTGTCAAAATACAG GCTCATGTCAGGGGCCATCAGGTGAGGAAGAAATATAAACCCATTATCTGGTCAGTTGGAATATTGGAGAAGGTGATTTTGCGGTGGAGACGCAAAAGAAGTGGATTGCGTGGATTTCGATCAGATGCAGTCCAGAAAGAACCGGATGCCCAGTGCAGCTTGCCTTTGCCAGTGCCAGTGCCAGAAGATGATTATGACGTTCTAAAGGAAGGAAGAAAACAAACTGAAGAAAGGATGCAAAAAGCACTAGCAAGGGTCCAATCCATGGCTCAAAATCCAGAAGGGCGAGCTCAGTATCGTAGGCTTCTAACTGCTGCTGAAGGGTTCCGTGAAAATCAG GATGGTTCGGATATGTCATCGATGTTCCCAGAAATGATGAGCGCGGACGAGGATCTGCTCGACATTTCCAGTCTATTGGACGACGACACTTTCATGTCTCTTGCCTTCGAGTAA
- the LOC121741362 gene encoding calmodulin-binding transcription activator 1-like isoform X2, translated as MAESGSYNLGFLLDIKQILSEAQNRWLRPAEICEILRNHEKFHISPEAPNKPVSGSVFLFNRKILRYFRKDAHNWRKKKDGKTVKEAHEKLKVGSVDMLNCYYAHGEDDENFQRRSYWLLETDLMHIVFVHYLEVKGNKTNNSYARNSDRVVPNSENESSLTSIFRGTSPTSTLSSAYEDAESESNHQASNTLHSYLESPSIDDTAQSSSYNQLFNSGETAYGQESQCFLPAQDNWQVLNALLDQKSLPSDQGEQSGQRNIQMFLSDTDTGNATNSNMEDGMTLTGSESYSFHLRKPLINGLQTEDSLKKVDSFSRWIAKEIGEGGDLDMQSSNGLSWSSMGSEYDPIMSAQLQVDTHTLNPSVSQDQLFTIIDFSPSWAYSTLDTKVLITGKFLTSSEEFSRYRWSIMFGEMEVQADFLADGILCCCAPLQNPGLVPFYVTCSNRLACSELREFEYRSGPDQIIGSINLSGDNAIMMHLYQRFEMILHREPVGSPIHSGGNEFERLSVTNKIISMMEENDLEAELSENDGAHLKVIGEMLLKKHLKEKFYSWLLSRAADDGKGLTMIDERGQNVLHLAAALGFDWAIQPIIVSGVSIDFRDVNGFTALHWAAAYGREDVVAVLVSLGASPGPLTDPSAEYPLGRTPADLASSSGHKGISGFLAETSLTSHLSTLRVNDGGTAEVSAFEPIQTVSERLAVPRTGADVPDTLSLKDSLAAVCNATQAAARIHQIFRIQSFQRKKLIDQESDDELLTPDAISLVAAKTSRLGHSDGMANTAALQIQKKYRGWKKRKEFLLIRQKIVKIQAHVRGHQVRKKYKPIIWSVGILEKVILRWRRKRSGLRGFRSDAVQKEPDAQCSLPLPVPVPEDDYDVLKEGRKQTEERMQKALARVQSMAQNPEGRAQYRRLLTAAEGFRENQDGSDMSSMFPEMMSADEDLLDISSLLDDDTFMSLAFE; from the exons ATGGCTGAGAGCGGATCGTATAATCTAGGGTTCCTTTTGG ATATTAAGCAGATACTATCGGAAGCTCAAAATCGGTGGCTGAGACCTGCTGAAATTTGTGAAATTCTTAGAAACCATGAAAAGTTTCATATTTCTCCTGAGGCTCCGAACAAACCAGTTA GTGGTtctgtttttcttttcaatCGTAAGATCTTAAGATACTTCCGTAAGGATGCTCATAACTGGAGGAAGAAAAAGGATGGGAAAACTGTCAAGGAAGCACATGAGAAACTGAAG GTCGGAAGTGTTGATATGTTGAATTGTTATTATGCACATGGAGAGGATGATGAAAACTTTCAGAGGCGCAGCTACTGGTTGCTTGAGAC GGATCTCATGCACATAGTGTTTGTCCACTATTTGGAAGTCAAG GGTAATAAGACAAACAACAGCTATGCTAGAAATAGTGACAGAGTAGTACCGAATTCTGAAAATGAGAGCTCACTAACTTCCATTTTCCGTGGAACAAGCCCAACCAGCACCTTGTCTTCAGCATATGAAGATGCTGAATCTG AGAGCAATCACCAAGCAAGTAACACACTTCATTCATATTTGGAATCTCCATCGATTGATGATACTGCCCAATCAAGCTCTTATAATCAACTTTTTAATTCAG GAGAGACTGCTTATGGACAAGAATCACAGTGTTTTCTTCCTGCCCAGGACAATTGGCAGGTGCTTAATGCATTGCTTGATCAGAAATCTCTTCCTTCAGATCAAGGAGAGCAATCTGGGCAAAGAAACATTCAAATGTTCCTCTCAGATACAGATACTGGAAATGCAACAAATTCAAATATGGAGGATGGAATGACACTAACAGGAAGCGAAAGCTACTCTTTCCACTTGAGAAAGCCTCTGATTAATGGGTTGCAAACAGAGGACAGCTTGAAGAAAGTTGACAGCTTTTCCCGGTGGATTGCAAAAGAAATTGGAGAAGGAGGTGATCTAGATATGCAGTCAAGTAATGGACTTTCTTGGAGTAGTATGGGAAGCGAGTATGACCCTATTATGTCAGCTCAGCTGCAAGTGGATACACATACACTGAATCCTTCAGTTTCGCAGGACCAGCTTTTTACTATTATTGACTTTTCACCTAGCTGGGCTTACTCAACTTTGGATACAAAG GTCCTCATTACTGGAAAATTTCTTACAAGCAGTGAAGAGTTTTCTAGATACAGATGGTCCATTATGTTTGGAGAAATGGAGGTTCAGGCAGACTTTTTAGCAGATGGTATTCTTTGTTGCTGTGCTCCCTTACAGAATCCGGGACTTGTCCCTTTCTATGTAACTTGTTCAAACAGGTTGGCTTGCAGCGAGTTGCGTGAATTTGAATATAGGTCTGGACCAGACCAAATTATTGGTTCTATCAATTTAAGTGGAGATAATGCTATTATGATGCATCTCTATCAGAGATTTGAGATGATATTGCACCGTGAACCTGTTGGAAGTCCTATACATTCTGGTGGAAATGAATTTGAAAGACTGAGTGTAAcgaataaaataatttcaatgATGGAGGAGAATGACCTGGAGGCAGAACTTTCAGAAAATGATGGGGCACATCTGAAGGTGATTGGGGAGATGCTCCTTAAAAAGCATCTAAAAGAGAAATTTTACTCCTGGCTTCTAAGCCGTGCCGCTGATGATGGTAAGGGGCTTACAATGATTGACGAGAGAGGTCAAAATGTGTTGCACCTGGCTGCTGCTCTTGGTTTTGATTGGGCCATCCAGCCAATAATAGTCTCAGGAGTTAGCATAGATTTCCGTGATGTTAATGGTTTTACAGCACTTCATTGGGCCGCAGCTTATGGCAG GGAGGATGTAGTTGCTGTCCTTGTTTCTCTTGGTGCATCTCCTGGACCACTGACGGATCCATCAGCTGAATACCCACTGGGTAGAACTCCTGCAGACCTGGCTTCTTCTAGTGGCCACAAGGGAATATCTGGCTTCCTTGCTGAGACGTCCTTGACGTCACACCTCTCAACTCTTAGAGTAAATGATGGTGGAACTGCAGAAGTTTCTGCATTTGAACCAATACAGACAGTTTCAGAACGCTTAGCAGTTCCAAGAACCGGAGCAGATGTTCCAGATACACTTTCACTAAAGGATTCACTTGCTGCAGTATGCAATGCCACACAAGCAGCAGCTCGCATACACCAAATTTTCCGAATTCAGTCTTTTCAGAGGAAAAAGCTTATTGATCAGGAGTCTGATGATGAGTTGCTGACTCCAGATGCTATTTCTCTTGTAGCTGCTAAAACATCCAGGCTTGGTCATTCTGATGGTATGGCCAATACTGCTGCTTTACAGATTCAGAAAAAGTACCGTGgttggaagaaaagaaaagaatttttacTAATTCGTCAAAAAATTGTCAAAATACAG GCTCATGTCAGGGGCCATCAGGTGAGGAAGAAATATAAACCCATTATCTGGTCAGTTGGAATATTGGAGAAGGTGATTTTGCGGTGGAGACGCAAAAGAAGTGGATTGCGTGGATTTCGATCAGATGCAGTCCAGAAAGAACCGGATGCCCAGTGCAGCTTGCCTTTGCCAGTGCCAGTGCCAGAAGATGATTATGACGTTCTAAAGGAAGGAAGAAAACAAACTGAAGAAAGGATGCAAAAAGCACTAGCAAGGGTCCAATCCATGGCTCAAAATCCAGAAGGGCGAGCTCAGTATCGTAGGCTTCTAACTGCTGCTGAAGGGTTCCGTGAAAATCAG GATGGTTCGGATATGTCATCGATGTTCCCAGAAATGATGAGCGCGGACGAGGATCTGCTCGACATTTCCAGTCTATTGGACGACGACACTTTCATGTCTCTTGCCTTCGAGTAA